The Nodosilinea sp. PGN35 DNA window ATCGCCGTTTCGTTGCCCAGCACCGCCGCCATTGCCGCCGCCAGATCCTGCACGTGGCCCAGCTGGGTGAGGTGCATGCCGTTGCCGGGAATGGGCACGGGGCGATCGCGCACCACCCGGTCAAAGAACCATTGCTCTAGCGGGTTGTAGTTCTGCGGGCCGTAGATATAGACCGGGCGCACCGAGGTAAAGGGCACCCCTTGCTCTTGCAGGTAGGCCTCGGTTTCAAACTTGCCCCGGTGGCGGCTTTTAGGGTCCACCGCGTCGCCTTCGATGTGGGGCATCTGGTCCGATTTGAGGTACACCCCAGCGGAGCTGACATAGACAAAATGCTGGAGTTTGCCCCGAAACATTTCAATCAAAGGCTGGGTATCGCTCAGCTCGCGCCCGTTGTTGTCGAAGATGGCGTCGAAACTTTCGCCCGCCAGCTGCTTGAGGCTGCTGGGGTCGGTGCGATCGCCCACAATGGTCGGCACCCCCGCGACTGGGGCGGGGCGGTTGCCCCGGTTGAACAGCACCACCTCGTGGCCCTGCTCAATCAACAGCTTGGTGAGATAGACCCCAATAAACCGGGTGCCACCCATAACCAGTACGCGCATAGCCCTCTCCTTTCTGCTAATCAGCGGCCCCAGACCGTGCTGTAAGACCCGCTGAACTTGATGTATGTATATTAAGCTGCGCCGATCCCCTCTATTCTCTCGAAGAATCAGGGGATTTGCGCTCAATTTGCGCTCAACGGCGTTAAGCAAAACGGTAGATAACCGCCCAGGTCTTACGCTACGGGGGGAAGCCGCCTAAAATGTTATGAGTTGAGCACCGGCCTCAGCACCCTACGCGAGATAGCCTCTACATGCGTGAGCTGGACAACGCCTATCGAATTCTAGAGCTAGAGCCTGGTGCCTCCCTGGAGGATATCAACCAGGCTTACAAAGACCTGGTGTTTGTCTGGCACCCCGATCGCATTCCCCAGGACAACGAGCGGCTGTACCAAAAGGCTCAGGACAAGATTAAGGCGCTGAACCAGGCGCGGGACTTGCTGCGATCGCACAGTCGCAACGGTCGCAGCAGCGCCAGTTCATCTAGCCGCTACGGCACCGCCAGCAGCAGCTACCGCCCCTCGACGGCCAGCAACTACGGCAGCAGCGACTATCGCTCTGCCTACAGCAACGGCTACAACAGCAACGGCTACGGTAGCGCCAAACCCCAAGAGGCCGACACGCGATCGGCGTCCCACAACCGCTACTACCGCTACCAGCGCAGCACCTACGGCGGTAGCTACTACGGTGCCAGCCAGGGCGACGGTACCGCTTCGTCTAGCTCTGGCACCTCCAGCGGTGGCACCTCTGCTTCAGAGGCTAGTACCGGGCAAGCGCAAACCTATCGCCAGCGGCGCGATGCAGCAGCGGGGGTAGGCGGCGACAAAACCGCCAGCGCCAACGGCAGCTCAAGCCATCAGAGCCAGGCTAGCGCCACCAACGGCAACGCCGCCCAGGGTAAAACCAGCAGCCCGGCCAAACCCAAACCCGCTGATGACGCTTACAACAGCTACAACGCCCACACCCGCAATGGAGCTGCTAGCACCCACCGATCGCGCCAAAGCCCCGACCTCAGCGGCACCGACATGAGCGGGGCCAATCTGCGCGAAAAAGACTTTGGCGGCCGCAACCTCAGCGAGGCCAATCTCAGCGGCGCTGACCTCAGCGATGCCTTTTTGCACAAGGTTAACCTCAACCGCGCCAACCTCAGCAAGGCCAAGCTGTTTCGCGCCAACCTGCTCCAGGCCGACCTCAGCCACGCCAACCTGCGCGAAGCCGACCTGATCGGCGCAGACTTTAGCGGAGCCGACCTCAGCGGGGCCGACCTCAGCGGGGCCAAGGTGGCCGTTGGGGGGCGCACCATGGTCAAGCTCACCGGCACTATCCTCACCGGGGCGATCATGCCCGATGGCTCGATTCATGACTAGTGGTCAGTCAAGTTACTAGTGTTCAGTCAAGTTAAATGTGACGGGTTAACGGGGTGACGGTCTACGGTAAACGGTAAACGGCTCGCCTTAAATCGCTTACCGCGAACCTTGAACCCCAGTGCATGGTTTGGTCATCGTTACCCTGCACCGTGTCCATGCGGCGATGGAGGCCGCATTTAACGCGGCGCTGGCCGAGGTGGGCCTCAGCGCTGCCCAGTGGGATATTCTGC harbors:
- a CDS encoding NAD-dependent epimerase/dehydratase family protein; this encodes MRVLVMGGTRFIGVYLTKLLIEQGHEVVLFNRGNRPAPVAGVPTIVGDRTDPSSLKQLAGESFDAIFDNNGRELSDTQPLIEMFRGKLQHFVYVSSAGVYLKSDQMPHIEGDAVDPKSRHRGKFETEAYLQEQGVPFTSVRPVYIYGPQNYNPLEQWFFDRVVRDRPVPIPGNGMHLTQLGHVQDLAAAMAAVLGNETAIGQIYNISGEKAVTFDGLARACATAAGKDPNHLKLVHYDPKAFDFGKAKAFPMRVQHFFTAIDKAQAELGWAPTYDLVTGLKDSFQNDYLASGADSADVDFTLDDQILAA
- a CDS encoding pentapeptide repeat-containing protein; translation: MRELDNAYRILELEPGASLEDINQAYKDLVFVWHPDRIPQDNERLYQKAQDKIKALNQARDLLRSHSRNGRSSASSSSRYGTASSSYRPSTASNYGSSDYRSAYSNGYNSNGYGSAKPQEADTRSASHNRYYRYQRSTYGGSYYGASQGDGTASSSSGTSSGGTSASEASTGQAQTYRQRRDAAAGVGGDKTASANGSSSHQSQASATNGNAAQGKTSSPAKPKPADDAYNSYNAHTRNGAASTHRSRQSPDLSGTDMSGANLREKDFGGRNLSEANLSGADLSDAFLHKVNLNRANLSKAKLFRANLLQADLSHANLREADLIGADFSGADLSGADLSGAKVAVGGRTMVKLTGTILTGAIMPDGSIHD